Genomic segment of Octadecabacter arcticus 238:
TCTTGCGGGACTGCGCTTGTACCGCCATCAGCGGCCCAAACTTAACCACCCAACGGTTCAAGGTTGCATGGTCAACTTCAGCCAACAAATGAAAGATCGCAAAAGTTTGCGACAGAACCCTTTACCCCAGTCCGTGAAAGGGGCACCAAATGGGACAACATCGACGCAATTATACAGACGATTATAAGGCAGCTGCAGTTGAGCGGTTATATGAGCCTGGTGCGACGCAAGGCAGCGTTGCCAAGGAGCTTGGGATCACTGGGACGCAGCTGAAGACGTGGCGCTTGGAAATTGAGGCGTTTGGCTCAGTTGAAGCCAAACGGCGTCAGCAGGCGGATGCGGCTGAATTGCTCCGCCTTCG
This window contains:
- a CDS encoding transposase, producing MGQHRRNYTDDYKAAAVERLYEPGATQGSVAKELGITGTQLKTWRLEIEAFGSVEAKRRQQADAAELLRLRKDNKRLAEEVEILHKASAFFAARLVKP